From Manihot esculenta cultivar AM560-2 chromosome 18, M.esculenta_v8, whole genome shotgun sequence:
TGACATGACAGAAGTAAGATATTTATGTATCTCAATAAAAATACTATCAATTAAGACgatcaataaaaatttattatatttgttcTACAATATATATCATTTAAGATTTATTCACTCAAACTAATAAAACTATttaataactttaattttagcaaagtttatattaatttatttaaaatacttttaaatggttatattttttaaaataacttgaaaattaataaagatatatataaaaaaaataaaaatgaacgtTATTGTggaatgaaaatatttaaaatttaattacttcTATCTTCCATAAGAGTGTAAACGAGCTCATTTACGaacagttttatttatttaaatctgCCTTATGGCTTGGTATGAATGTCTTAATTAGTAAGATCAACGCCCGATTTTCTAGCCTGGTGAAATCCGCCTTGTGGCATTCTATGAATActccttaattttttttgaaaaagacaACCCATCATTCTTTCTCAACGAAGAacaaaatatattgaaaaatacCTTATTAACTGTTATTAATAAAACTTTTTCAGGttacaaatattttataacTCAGCCATCTAATTTGGTCAGCCTATAAAACCCTAGGCGAATAACCTTTGAGACCCTAAATAGTCTTTCCGTTTTCCCCGAGTTGACCAGATCGGCTGTTACATCTCCTATGATTTGCTTCTTTTCCTTGATCATCACTAAATCCTTCTACAATTACATGAATAATCCACACAAGCTCCCTATCAAGGTGGTTTCAGGAGTTGTTGCCTTGAGTTCAGGTCTCCTCTCTTCCCTACCCTTTTTGAAAAGTGTCATCCCTTATCAGACTCTTGATCTCATCTTTTAATTGTTGACACTCCTCTGTTGAATGACCGTGGTTTTTGTGAAAATGGCAATACTTGTCCTGTCTCGTCTTTTTGTTTGCTCGGGATTGAGCTTGGACGGCCACTTGACCTTCTTATCATTTTTTCTGACCCATATTAGAATATGTGTTCGTGAGTAATTTAAaagagtataattcttatacttacttcgCTCATCCCTCCTTTGGGAGACAGTAACTTTTGTGGTCTCCATCATATCCTTGCCTCTCCGGTTTTTAATTTTGCTTTTGGTTCACCCTCTTGTCCTCTCTCAGTACGTGGATTTTGTCATCTAGCCTGATATACTTCTAGGTTTTATCCATCAACTGTTGATATGTTGCAGCTGAGTTTTTTTATCAAGGAATCCATGGACTTGACGTTGCAtgttcctttcttcaatgcttcacatgctatctcatgatttaattcctccGCCTGTATTACTTCGGTATTGAACCGtgaaataaaatttcttaaagaCCCGGCCTCTCTTTAGTGGAACATCGCAAGTTAGAGGAGATtattttaggaggtatacaagtaataaatctggatttaaataacatagcgaACTACGTAAAGTTCTGAATTAAACCTAGAATCAGATGTTAgtaccatttctgagccaaTCGTATGAGTGTTGATGGAAATACTCGACACAATACAAAGTCGTTGACATCCTGAAGCTGCATGGTCATTCTAAATATCGCCAAATGACTTTTGAGATCTGTTGTTCCATAATATTTATCGAAGCTGGGCAGCTTGAACTTGGTTGAAAAAGTTTCTGttaaaatttcttttgaaaGAGGTGAGGCATCATCCATGTCAAAGTCCTCCTCTTGTTCCTTCCTGTACATTTGAACAGCCCATACTAGCTTCCAGCCAACATCAATTAGAGTATCATCTTATTCATCTTCCTCAAACTCGGCCTTCCCTTTGAACTACCTTTTGATCGCCTCTATCCGAGTCCTTGAGGTATCAATGGAGACTTTTTTTCTTCTCCTGGGAGCCGTAACTGACGCCTCCCCCCGAGCATTGTACTGCTCGAGAGTAGCCTGCAACTTTTGGATGTATTATATTATTTGTTTGTTATTCATATTATTGAGATTTGCTTCATTGACCATTAAGGGCGTGTTTTGTCCACTACTAGGGGTGAAAAAAATGATAGCGCCCTCATTAATAGCAACCTTAGTAGTAGTTCCAGAATTTTAAGCCATTttgaaagaaagaaggaagagaTTTTGTTCTAGTCATTCTTGTTCCTCAATCTATCACCGATCCTCGGCTTACTAGATTGATTTCATCGATCTTTCCTCTACTTAGAAAGAAGAACAAGTATGACTTATTATCGAGAGTTCAGGGCACTGACTGGCCATCATGGCCGAGTTCGAGCTCCCCCGTGTCCACCATAGACACATCCTACTTCAtccacattttttatttttgacacATTCCTCACACCGGACCGAAAGACTCTCGCTTTGAACCACTTCTCGAAAAGCTTATTCCATCATTTCCAAGGGAAACCGAACTCGAATTCTTCCATACAGTTCGAGAAGGGTTGCGAAAAGATCGCCAAAAGCCAGACTTGATTAGAGTAGTTCCAAAATTTTAAGCCATTttgaaagaaagaaggaagagaTTTCTTTCTCAGAGAAAAGGAATAAGAGACCGGTTTTAACCCAGATGAACAGAAAGGATTCAATGGATTTTCTGACAACAGAACTAAAAGATGTAACTGAAAAACAgagttgtgttgtgattggctaaacttgcaaaaaagagaatgtgaggcaGTTGGCACCTACGATAGTcgctccgacgctcaagtcagtaaactggaaAATATGGCAAATATAGAACTCAAtaatagttgtgtaagaattgtaTACCTTTGCCTCTGTGATAGTTcgttttatactgtaagaagacgGAGTTAAATATAGTATATCCTGAAAATCCACCGATGATGTGGCCGAATGCTTGATAAGATATTTTACCAGCTAACTGATCGGTGATTCCGTGATTACCGTCATAATGGGATATGCTAGATTATGCCTACTAATAGTAACTTTATGTCAAGACTCGGTCTATCCAAGGAAGGGTGAGTTTTGATGATAAACCAAGTGTTACAGTGTCTGAGTCTTCCTTTTTTTGGATGGGATCGCATTTCAGGTCATCATACCCTTACCATGTGACTCTGTtttatggtgacaactcatgacttattttagaCAATCGTTGTGTAACATTAATTTCTATGCGCTTATATAATTtacttttcaaattttaaagagtcaaatagttacattatataaaatttaagagttaaataattacatttttataaaaattgaatataaaaaattaataacaaaaaatattagaatgtcTAAAGGTTATGagtcaaattatatatttaactatttaaattataataatttttcaagtaAAAACTggttattttcatatattaaagAAATCTTATATACTTTCATGCATTCAAGAACTTACTACCTTTATGATTCACATAAAAATTTACATCGCAAGTGTAAATAAAATAACAGATGtatttgataataatatttagtaataatatttagtgtttaaaataaatcaaaacactatttatattattcattattCAGTAACTATTTATTTATACTAGTATTAAGAGGTTGCACAAGTGGTTCTTGAAAAACTATCTTCTCTTACATTTAGTTATTGCTAATCATTAATTGCATGATTTGTTtatatttatacttttttttttataaattttcaagtcccaatattaatatttaagtcTTTATTTATTATCAATTGTTCAtcgtttacttttttttttttttgccattttatatttttcagctaatccaacaattatttttatcaaatattttgttaaattattttcaattgcTGATCATTGATCACTGCTACAACAGAACAATTAGTATAGCTTGAGGTGTGGACTCTTTAGTTCAAATtggaaaaattaatcaaatcgaattaattttaaaatttaatttgattttttatttaatttagttcggtttaatttttaattttaaaaattttaattattttaatttaatttgattttaataaaaaaattaaaaaaatcgaaccgaattgattagtgataataatatattatttttaataatatagagaaattaaattatattaaaattaaaatattttaattaaattttaaaaaattaaaaataaagtgtaaaaaataaaaaatttattaaaaattgaaactgatcaaatcgatccggttcggttcgattcgatttatgatcaaaattgattcggttcaatttttataaatactaaaattttaatttttgatttatttaattgatcGAATGCTCAGCCCTAAGTATACCGAACAGAATTAATAAATTGCACTACCATatcttattaatgaaaaattattattcatactTGTAAATTTAAAGTGTAACAGATAAAGCCTAACAAAActcattaaaaggaaaaaagaataacCTGCAAAAGGCGAGAAACAAACaccaaaaatagagagagtaGACGTTCAAAATTGGAATAGAAATCAAATAAGTTTTCTAataattctattatttatttaagagaaatataaaaaaaccTGAAAAAATAAGGACAACTACAAATACAAATAAACAATATTaagttcaaataaaaatttaaaattttaatttgaattttttttcatttcattttagtttaatttaatttaatttttattttaaaaattttgattggttcaatttaatttaatttaattttaaaaaaaagctgAATGCATTAATAACataacatattattttttataatataaagagattaaattataattaaaattaaaatttaaaatattaaaataaagtgttcttataaaatttaactaatcaaattaaatttcattaattttttttaaattaatttgatttaatttttataaatattaaaatttaaatttttaatttatttaattcattttaaaattgaattaattagatggggacttttaaatataaaaggtaaaagtattaaattaatttaaaaaatctaatgaaagcgaaattaaaataaaaaaaatattttattagattaGCCATTGTTTTCGGTTGGATTTTGCTGATTCTGATTTTGCTTACATTTTTGCTTTTTTGTCCAGTGATTTTGCTTACTTGGCTCAACTAAGATTTGGCAGATATCACAAGCATCATCACCTCTTTCCCGTGTTTTTGCTAATTTTAGAAACCTTTTCTTTTCGTGTGCATATATATGATTATATCTAACGGGCAAATTGATAGATTTAACGtgaaatgcttttttttttttttttccaaatataattcaaattaaaaattttgatgtgACATGCTCGTAAACACaagaatatataaaatacaaaaCTCTTAATTAACTTTTCTGTGAATGactcattatttaaatttatttatataaataattaatttaatatttaataataatatttaaatttatcaactATATAAAGGCTACTGAACCTGTGTGATATACCAAATTCATTTGTTGTGATATAGAAATTAAGGCATGGCTCTCAAGGGGAAGCTGGAGACTGTGCTAGAACTGAAGTCAAGTCCTGAGAAATTCTTGAATCTTTGGAAGGAGCAAGCCCACCAGGTTCCTAATCATACTCCTACCAATATTCAAGGAGTTCATCTACATGAAGGTGATTGGAATACTCATGGCTGCATCAAGATCTGGAAGTATAATATAGGTAAAGCTACTTCAACTCTcaaaatcttataattttaattttagatattcaAAAGGTTtgactttttaatattaataagtcaaaaccataaaattttagataaatttcttgcaattttaattaatgctgtttatatataaaaatttacaagtGCAGAAGGAAGATCTGAGGTATTTAAAGAGAAGATTGAAGTAGACGAGAAAAAAAAGGTGGTAACTATTATAGGTTTGGAAGGTGATGTGTTCAAACTTTACAAGGTCTACACTGCCATATGGGAACTCACATCCAAAGGAGAAGGAAGCTTGACAAAACTGACACTTGAGTATGAGAAACTGAATGAGGATATTCCGGTTCCTAACAATTACTTGGATTTTATAATTAGCATGACTAAGGATATAGATGAAGGAATCTCTAAAATTAtgctaaattaaataaaattaaaagtatggaCAATAatctactaaaaataaaaaaatttggccatttttatctattttgccTTCAAATTAAATGAATGTGACCCTGTCTTAGATTCGCTATGCATTAGGATTGGATAAGAATTGGTCCAGTATAACTGTGTGGTGTGTTATATTGTAAGTTTTGAATAAAATAGTGAAACTCTTCTGGTAGTTTCAtggattatatatttttatccatTAAACTGTTCTCtcagtatattttttatatgaattttattcaaatataaatcATACTGGCAgtagaatttttaaatattaacataTTAATAAGTATACAAATTTACAAATCAATTTCATTTtctaatatgttattttttttattaataaagtatatatatctgtattgataatatatatataacaacaccatcctttatttttatataaaataaatatcatcataagtaaatgttaattttttttctttattcatatataattatattattttaatttatataatttttataattcattttatttaattcgtATATATCAAAATATAACTGATAACTTGGaactcaaaataattaattatgatataattttcGATATCAGATATCATCTCTAATAACCATTAcagtgattattttattaacgaCATGTATAAGTggttgcaaataaataataaaatattttcagtgaatgattgtaaacaagtaataaaatagaataaatatacatattcatatatataaataattaaataaatagttaaaacATATAAAGCGTAATTAATctgatataaaaattatttacattaaaaagaaaaataattaaattaatatcaaactttttaagATCATCGTAATTCCAATTATCACactctaaaaaaaaaactaccttCAACAATATTATATTTCATTGCTAATTTGTCATAGATTCTAAATTAAAGTTtcgaattctttttttttttttttccttcaagaGTTGTCATAtgctattatttttctttatataatcgactccaactagaaaaaaattaggaatttaatattaatgaaCTAATTACGATATTTCAGAGAGTGTATTCAAGTTTAATTatagaaaattatattttttttgtataaaTATCCATATaacttataattaataattttgcttatttagaataaaaatatttaattttttttatttaaaaaaattttaaatcttatatGATTTTGAAAGaattcatttaaatatttttttaataaaattattcataccaactaataaaaaattgaattcttatatgattttacaagaattcatttgattttttttttttttacaaaatgaatcatgttaaataaaaaaaaaattaccttttcttttttcctttaaacTAAATATCAAATTTGAATCTTTAACAtctcatttaaatatttataagtattcttataaatatataatataaattattgataatgtTACATATGTAAGATAAATGACAAAAACCATAAACATGCATTTgaaaaattaagttataaaaaactattttatatcttttaaataaaattaattaaagccataaaaatatagaaatagctaataataaaaatcatttaaagctaataaaaattataaaagattttctcaattaatttatagaataatttaaataaaaaatttatatttaaacttttttatatattttatatttattctttttttattgcATGTCATTATAATAGTTGTATATTTTGTAAAGATACTTTATGATATTGTtgaaataaaattgataatatagTGGAAATAAAGTTGTAATTATTTATCAGTCTTACAGAACGTGGGGTGATTGGTGTTTATGATAATCATTTCGATGCTCAAATCAAAAATAACAGagtaaatgtaaaaaattacttaaaacttAAGAGTGATTGTGTAATAAAATAACGTATTTTTGGTtctgtaattattaatttttatattgtataaaAATGGAATCAATTATAGCATTTTTGATAATCCGATAACGATGTGGTTGGTTAATTGATAAGAGATATCATTGGCTAATCTGATCATctctataaaaattttaaattaatcattctcttctaaaaaatgaaaatggtttttattaaaagatttaaaaataaaaaattcactcTTTAAagcaattttatcttttttaaaaatttaactaaaaataaataaatatctacTCTATATATGGAtaaatgaaataatataaaattttatttgtttttataaaattaacaaatcaattaaataatatattatttattttgttaatatattatttctcaaatttgtaatatgaaattaaaatttagaaatctatcatatattttatattaatatatgacTATGTATAAGTAGGAAGAGAGGGGAATAATGGGATTACCGATTTTACCCTTGTgttatttaactatttataattaattttaaattttaaaatggataattattttattatttaaataattttttaaaatagttttagatatttattatctaaaattaatgtacatttaaattttttatttatgaatttaattaattttatttgataattattaaaaattaataaatttgataatatttaaattaattttatagataaaattactaaaaaacaattttaaatgttaattaaaaatattaaaacaattatcatatatcttattattagatttaaatttaaatattaaatcattataaaaaataatataaaataaaattttttattaatattaaattatttgacaATAAGTGgttgttttaattattaataattatataaaaattagatttaaatattaattaattataaaaaaataaaataataataattttgataatataaaattattagataatgggttcatcttttaattataacaactatattttatttttaaaatagaaataattattattatcaaaattaatttaaaattgacaaataaatatgtaaattttaggatatatataaatagtaaaaaaattcaaattttgataTTAGAATTTATAGGataataaatgataatataattcagataatgaaaaattaatttttaattaagaatattaaaatattaaaacaattataataatattaaattattagataataagtttaaacttataaaattaaaatgatagaataataattaaactgattataataattttaaaaattaacaattttaatatgattcaaattttttttttatgtaattataaaagattaatgattttaattatatgaaattatCATAATAAGTTGttgctttaattatttataattatatttaaattttaaagtgaacaataatctttagtattttaatttattcaaattaattaaataaatatctaaattatgagatatatatatatatatatatatatattaaaaatttcaaaattttgatataaaattattaaaaaacacatttaaatattgatgaattttaaaaataataaaaaattaactcaaaagtataaataaataaataaatcattacaaaattatagttttaagaatcaacttaattttaaattttaatacttttttatatgcatatattgttaattataaaatattaataaatttagtgatattatgttataagataataagttgttgtttatattattaaccattatattgaaaatttaaagtgaataataattttattatttaaattaattttaaagttaataaataataattttaattttaaaacatatgtaaatagtaaaatagttattttgagagaagatttttaaaataaattttgattttaataatattaaattgatagataagtattttaatttaaaacattgattataaagataataaattgataatataacttatttaaataataatggtaattttatatttatttaaaaatattaaaataattattataatattaaattataaaataaaaaatttaaatttataaaatgacaattatatatatcaaaatcaataaattttataatttattaattttattctttttagaaaaaagaataggataataaagtaattatataattaattttttatatatttaaaagagtCATAAAAATCagtacaaattatttttaatgtgttaaattaaatttcaaaataatcaagatagtttatttattatttttattattttatgtacatcactttattttaagaatttttaacataatattttaattattaatttttttcaacataattttattttatttatatttttatagttaattTAGGATGACATTATTAATatggaaaaaattaataatcaatacataaatatttttatagataatttataattttgataaaaaaaatttaaaactactaaattttattattgattcgattacataatttaaatagatttagttaattaaaaaattaatattagctaatttcaaaataaatattatattttgttataaattatattttcatatattttatatttattccattattataaattttataataatttattttttatagaaaataaaaataaaaattattatatttaaagttgatatatttaaatattcatttgAAAAGAACACTCCTAtcgtttattttaatgtttacaaaaatttaaattaattaaaattttacattattttacattattttatattaatacttATACATTTTTACTTacgtttttctattatttatgacaccaataattattttatataaaaaatataataaacattaaataataatgaaaagaGTATTGCTTTCCATAAAGttaacaaattaattaaataatttactatttatttttgttactGTATTGTTTCTGGAATTAATTTGTAGTATTCGAGACTCCTCTGTTGTATGACCGTGCTCTTCGTAAAAACGGCAGTACTTGGTTTCGtctcttttttttcatttttttgggATTGAGTTTGGATAGCCACATGATTTTCTTATCATTTTCCTGACCCGCATTAGAATATGTGTTTGTGAGTCATTTAAAGAAGTATAATTCTCAAACTTACTTTGCTCATCCCTTCTTTTGGAGACCAGTAACTTTTGTAATCTCCTTCATATTCTTGTCTCTccgacttttaattttatttttggttcACCCTCTTATCCTCTCTGAGTATTTGGACTTCTTCACCTAGCCTGACTTCTAAGCTTTGTTTATCAGCGGTTGATATGCTGCagctgaattttttttatcaaggaatccatgaacttgacttcgcatgttcctttcttcaatgtttcacatgctatctcattaTTTAACCCCTCCATCTATATTGCTTCAGTATTGAATCATGagataaaatttcttaaaaacccGCTCTCTCCTTGGTGGATCTTTTGCAAGTCAGAGGAAAACTTTTTAGAAGGTATACAAATAATAAAtctgaatttaaataatatagcgaACTACGTAAAGTTCTGAATTAAACTTGAATTCAGATGTTGGTACTATTTCTGAGCTAATTCTATGAGTGTTTATGGAAATACTCGGCACAATACAAAGCCGTTGATATCCTGAAATTGCATGGTCATTCTAACGATCGCCAAATGACTTCTGAGATCTGTTGTTCCATAATATTTGTCCAAACTGGACAGCTTGAAATTGGTTGAAAAAGATTATGTCAAAATTTCTTCTGAAAAATGCGAGGCATCATCCATGCCAAAATCCTCCTCTTGTTCCTTCTCGTACATTTGAATAGCCCATACCAGTTTCCAATCGACATCTTCTGTGTAAGAATTGTGTACCTTTGCATCTGTGATTGTtcgcttttatactataagaagatggagttaaATATAGTATCTCCTGAAAATCTACCGATAATGTGGCTGGATGCTTGATAAGAAATTTCACCAGCTAATTGATCAGTGATCTTGTGATTACCGTCATAATGGGATATGCTGGATTGTGCCTGTTAAGGATAACCTTATGCCAAGACTTGATAAGAAATTTCACCAGTTAACTGAACAACAATCCCGTGATTACCGTTATAATGGGATATGCTGGATTGTGCCTGTTAATGATAACTTTATATCAAGACTCGATCTATCTAGGGAAGGACGAGTCTTGATAATGAACCGAGTGTTACAGTGTtcgagtcttttttttttttcaggtgAACC
This genomic window contains:
- the LOC122721234 gene encoding MLP-like protein 328 — protein: MALKGKLETVLELKSSPEKFLNLWKEQAHQVPNHTPTNIQGVHLHEGDWNTHGCIKIWKYNIEGRSEVFKEKIEVDEKKKVVTIIGLEGDVFKLYKVYTAIWELTSKGEGSLTKLTLEYEKLNEDIPVPNNYLDFIISMTKDIDEGISKIMLN